Proteins encoded together in one Telopea speciosissima isolate NSW1024214 ecotype Mountain lineage chromosome 4, Tspe_v1, whole genome shotgun sequence window:
- the LOC122660209 gene encoding transcription factor SPATULA-like isoform X1 — MAEMYDHHTCSSPPPHPPAPAAPPPRPSLVESDEISLFLHHLLHSSSSPSVSTDRAKQMHFSSPAPLPPLFSSSSQTTSTARFYESLPESHLRPCGSALVPDSDCRVRDGSSTAESSVAVGSSSLILSSSGFNLKETASTTTSAGAGGDCDAEATGSLKRRKVPTDNDLDDYDCESEEGLEAPDAPSKSAPTRSSSKRSRAAEVHNLSEKRRRSRINEKMKALQNLIPNSNKTDKASMLDEAIEYLKQLQLQVQMLSMRNGLSLHPMYVPGVLQSMQLPQMQMGFGDGERPLHMSMGTGTLPVNEETSTQTTYSLSNQHPTLQKPVVLPNMTNITNSETSFGMELPVQTHHGPFQLSTASEEFYREGLLPQQRLDMRHSVRNSSENKEPMTTATLPFDAQASVLLEPNSLEACILHTEGSQDVLPEDVNNTQILIQHMRGLETGRGVSEENKTTPDY; from the exons TGAATCAGACGAAATCTCGCTTTTtctccatcatctccttcacTCTTCATCCTCTCCTTCCGTCTCCACCGACAGAGCTAAACAAATGCATTTCTCTTCTCCTGCTCCTCTTCCACCTTTGTTCTCTTCGTCCTCGCAAACTACATCCACCGCAAGATTCTACGAGTCTCTGCCGGAGAGTCATCTCCGACCATGCGGATCAGCTCTTGTCCCCGATTCCGACTGCCGGGTCAGGGATGGAAGCTCCACGGCCGAGTCCTCCGTCGCTGTCggttcttcttccttgatcctCTCTTCTTCTGGTTTTAATTTGAAGGAGACCGCCAGTACAACTACTTCTGCTGGAGCTGGTGGTGACTGTGATGCTGAGGCAACGGGATCACTGAAGAGGAGAAAGGTCCCCACGGATAATGATCTCGACGATTATGATTGCGAAAGTGAG GAGGGTCTTGAGGCGCCTGATGCACCGTCAAAGTCAGCTCCAACTCGTTCTTCTTCGAAGAGAAGCAGAGCTGCTGAAGTTCATAATTTGTCCGAAAAG AGGCGGCGGAGTAGGATTAATGAGAAAATGAAAGCCTTGCAGAACCTAATTCCCAATTCTAACAAG ACGGACAAGGCCTCGATGTTGGATGAAGCCATTGAATATCTAAAGCAACTTCAGCTCCAAGTACAG ATGTTGTCAATGAGAAATGGATTGAGTTTACATCCCATGTACGTACCTGGAGTATTGCAGTCTATGCAGTTGCCACAAATGCAAATGGGCTTTGGGGATGGAGAGAGACCACTGCATATGTCCATGGGAACAGGCACACTGCCTGTGAACGAGGAAACCTCAACACAAACTACATATAGTCTGTCCAATCAACATCCAACTTTGCAAAAACCAGTAGTCTTACCCAATATGACGAATATAACTAATTCAGAAACCTCATTTGGGATGGAATTACCAGTTCAGACACACCATGGACCATTTCAGCTCTCTACAGCGTCTGAG GAATTCTACAGGGAAGGCTTATTACCTCAACAACGGCTAGATATGAGGCACTCTGTGAGGAACTCATCAG aaaacaaGGAACCCATGACAACAGCAACTCTGCCTTTTGATGCACAAGCATCAGTTCTGCTGGAACCCAACTCTCTGGAAGCTTGCATTTTGCACACAGAAGGATCACAAGATGTGCTCCCCGAGGATGTAAATAATACTCAGATTCTCATTCAACATATGCGTGG CCTAGAGACTGGTAGAGGTGTGTCCGAGGAAAACAAGACGACCCCAGATTACTGA
- the LOC122660209 gene encoding transcription factor SPATULA-like isoform X2, which produces MAEMYDHHTCSSPPPHPPAPAAPPPRPSLVESDEISLFLHHLLHSSSSPSVSTDRAKQMHFSSPAPLPPLFSSSSQTTSTARFYESLPESHLRPCGSALVPDSDCRVRDGSSTAESSVAVGSSSLILSSSGFNLKETASTTTSAGAGGDCDAEATGSLKRRKVPTDNDLDDYDCESEEGLEAPDAPSKSAPTRSSSKRSRAAEVHNLSEKRRRSRINEKMKALQNLIPNSNKTDKASMLDEAIEYLKQLQLQVQMLSMRNGLSLHPMYVPGVLQSMQLPQMQMGFGDGERPLHMSMGTGTLPVNEETSTQTTYSLSNQHPTLQKPVVLPNMTNITNSETSFGMELPVQTHHGPFQLSTASEGRLITSTTARYEALCEELIRKQGTHDNSNSAF; this is translated from the exons TGAATCAGACGAAATCTCGCTTTTtctccatcatctccttcacTCTTCATCCTCTCCTTCCGTCTCCACCGACAGAGCTAAACAAATGCATTTCTCTTCTCCTGCTCCTCTTCCACCTTTGTTCTCTTCGTCCTCGCAAACTACATCCACCGCAAGATTCTACGAGTCTCTGCCGGAGAGTCATCTCCGACCATGCGGATCAGCTCTTGTCCCCGATTCCGACTGCCGGGTCAGGGATGGAAGCTCCACGGCCGAGTCCTCCGTCGCTGTCggttcttcttccttgatcctCTCTTCTTCTGGTTTTAATTTGAAGGAGACCGCCAGTACAACTACTTCTGCTGGAGCTGGTGGTGACTGTGATGCTGAGGCAACGGGATCACTGAAGAGGAGAAAGGTCCCCACGGATAATGATCTCGACGATTATGATTGCGAAAGTGAG GAGGGTCTTGAGGCGCCTGATGCACCGTCAAAGTCAGCTCCAACTCGTTCTTCTTCGAAGAGAAGCAGAGCTGCTGAAGTTCATAATTTGTCCGAAAAG AGGCGGCGGAGTAGGATTAATGAGAAAATGAAAGCCTTGCAGAACCTAATTCCCAATTCTAACAAG ACGGACAAGGCCTCGATGTTGGATGAAGCCATTGAATATCTAAAGCAACTTCAGCTCCAAGTACAG ATGTTGTCAATGAGAAATGGATTGAGTTTACATCCCATGTACGTACCTGGAGTATTGCAGTCTATGCAGTTGCCACAAATGCAAATGGGCTTTGGGGATGGAGAGAGACCACTGCATATGTCCATGGGAACAGGCACACTGCCTGTGAACGAGGAAACCTCAACACAAACTACATATAGTCTGTCCAATCAACATCCAACTTTGCAAAAACCAGTAGTCTTACCCAATATGACGAATATAACTAATTCAGAAACCTCATTTGGGATGGAATTACCAGTTCAGACACACCATGGACCATTTCAGCTCTCTACAGCGTCTGAG GGAAGGCTTATTACCTCAACAACGGCTAGATATGAGGCACTCTGTGAGGAACTCATCAG aaaacaaGGAACCCATGACAACAGCAACTCTGCCTTTTGA